In the Bradyrhizobium guangzhouense genome, one interval contains:
- a CDS encoding AEC family transporter: MAVVIAALLPVFILIVLGVVLRHSLMRLDTQWHGLERLTYYVLFPMLLIQTLVKADLSRVPVAGVGGALLLAALAMSLLCLALRPALARLDIDGPAFTSIFQGATRWQTYVALSVSANLYGDVGLALASVAMVAIIPLVNVFSVAVLAHYASPEKQSARAIALTVIRNPLIWACVIGMVINVVHLPLPKIWHEVADALGRSSLAIGLLVTGAGLQLKGLLRPSLGASIGVAFKLALMPVLALALAIWFGLSGTNLAIVAICAAVPTSPSAYVLARQMGGDAPLLAQIITLQTILAAITMPVAIALVATGP; this comes from the coding sequence ATGGCCGTCGTGATCGCGGCGCTGCTGCCGGTCTTCATTCTCATCGTGCTCGGCGTCGTGCTCCGGCACAGCCTGATGCGGCTCGACACGCAATGGCACGGGCTGGAACGGCTGACCTATTACGTGCTGTTCCCGATGCTCCTGATCCAGACGCTGGTGAAGGCGGATCTTTCAAGAGTGCCAGTCGCCGGCGTTGGCGGCGCGCTGCTGCTGGCCGCGCTCGCGATGTCGCTGCTGTGCCTCGCGCTGCGCCCGGCCCTGGCGCGGCTCGACATCGACGGCCCCGCCTTCACCTCGATCTTCCAGGGCGCGACGCGCTGGCAGACCTACGTGGCGCTGTCCGTCTCCGCCAATCTTTACGGCGACGTCGGCCTGGCGCTGGCCTCCGTCGCGATGGTCGCGATCATCCCGCTTGTGAACGTGTTCAGCGTTGCCGTACTCGCGCATTATGCATCGCCCGAGAAGCAATCCGCGCGCGCGATCGCCCTGACCGTGATCCGCAATCCCCTGATCTGGGCCTGCGTCATCGGCATGGTCATCAATGTCGTCCATCTGCCGCTGCCAAAAATCTGGCACGAGGTCGCTGACGCGCTCGGCCGCTCCTCGCTCGCCATTGGCCTGCTCGTCACCGGCGCCGGCCTTCAGCTCAAGGGCCTGCTCCGCCCGAGCCTGGGCGCGTCGATCGGCGTGGCGTTCAAGCTGGCCCTGATGCCGGTGCTCGCGCTGGCGCTCGCAATCTGGTTCGGACTGTCAGGCACCAACCTCGCGATCGTCGCGATCTGCGCGGCAGTGCCGACCTCGCCGAGCGCCTATGTACTGGCCCGCCAGATGGGAGGCGATGCGCCGCTCTTGGCGCAGATCATCACGCTGCAGACGATCCTGGCAGCGATCACGATGCCGGTCGCGATCGCGCTGGTGGCGACCGGACCCTAA
- a CDS encoding CPBP family intramembrane glutamic endopeptidase: MSDLENADPSAAGSTRPPRTWDFMETLFVALLADGAFVLTGGIALSLLLIAYGGTKSLTSAEFQATWWQGRWQASGIMMGTPAAIAVLWLAVRMAGRDFADYLALNWPRRDEVVVGFGVMIILMTIESFVTIKLGITTPQTNSDVVVGGAAGLLSLAIGYSVAAPVMEEFVFRGFMFRGWSLSFLGPYGAIALTAALWAFNHTQYGWYDRSWLFVTGLVLGYFRLRTNSTWLPVMLHSGMNMAIIFLGGPYI; encoded by the coding sequence ATGTCCGACCTCGAAAATGCCGATCCTTCCGCGGCAGGTTCAACCCGGCCGCCCCGGACATGGGATTTCATGGAGACATTGTTCGTCGCGCTGCTTGCTGACGGCGCGTTCGTGCTAACCGGCGGGATCGCACTGAGCTTGTTGCTCATTGCGTATGGTGGAACGAAGAGCCTGACGTCGGCCGAGTTTCAAGCAACGTGGTGGCAGGGCCGCTGGCAGGCTTCCGGAATCATGATGGGAACGCCGGCTGCGATCGCGGTACTGTGGCTGGCGGTGCGGATGGCGGGGAGAGACTTCGCCGATTATCTGGCGCTCAACTGGCCACGTCGCGATGAGGTGGTCGTTGGCTTCGGCGTCATGATTATCCTCATGACAATCGAATCCTTTGTCACGATTAAGCTTGGCATAACGACGCCTCAAACCAATTCCGACGTTGTCGTTGGAGGGGCCGCGGGGTTGCTCAGCCTGGCGATCGGGTATTCTGTTGCAGCGCCGGTGATGGAGGAGTTCGTTTTCCGAGGCTTTATGTTTCGAGGCTGGTCTCTGTCGTTTCTCGGGCCCTACGGCGCCATCGCCTTGACAGCAGCGCTATGGGCGTTCAACCACACGCAATATGGCTGGTACGACCGCTCCTGGCTTTTTGTCACAGGGCTCGTGCTTGGCTATTTTCGCTTGCGGACCAATTCGACTTGGCTGCCCGTCATGCTCCATTCGGGCATGAATATGGCGATCATCTTCCTCGGTGGTCCTTACATTTAG